A DNA window from Tenuifilaceae bacterium CYCD contains the following coding sequences:
- a CDS encoding propionyl-CoA carboxylase subunit beta has product MKTLDELYEELERRNKLADEAGGADRVAKQHDSGKKTARERIVELLDPGTFNEFDKFVTHRSIDFGMADHKIAGDGIVTGYGKIDDRLVYVYAYDFTVFGGTLSRANADKIIKLQQLAIKMGAPILGLNDSGGARIQEGVQSLAGYAEIFHNNVKSSGVIPQITCIMGPCAGGAVYSPALTDFIVMVKDSSYMFVTGPEVIKAVTHEEVSKEELGGAITHNARSGVAHFFAENDEQALMLIRELMSFLPDNNMEDPPIVPTTDDIMREDESLQSLIPADPNKPYDIKELITTVVDDKNFLEVQPMYAKNIVVGFARIAGNSIGIVANQPAHFAGVLDIDASVKAARFIRFCDAFNIPLVTFVDVPGFLPGINQESNGIIRHGAKLLYAYSEATVPKIALITRKAYGGAYCVMSSKHVGSDVNFAYPTAEIAVMGPEGAVNILYRNKIDNESSRQELIDDYRDKFANPYRAAELGYIDEVIFPRQTRYKLVQALEMTRSKSLQNPPRKHGNIVL; this is encoded by the coding sequence ATGAAAACCTTAGACGAACTATACGAAGAATTAGAACGAAGAAATAAATTGGCCGATGAGGCTGGAGGGGCAGATAGAGTTGCTAAACAGCATGATTCTGGTAAGAAAACTGCCCGCGAACGTATTGTTGAACTTCTCGATCCGGGAACCTTTAACGAGTTCGATAAGTTTGTAACCCATCGCAGCATCGATTTTGGCATGGCCGATCATAAAATTGCTGGCGATGGTATTGTTACTGGCTATGGTAAAATCGATGATCGGTTGGTTTATGTTTATGCCTACGATTTTACAGTATTTGGAGGAACGCTTAGCCGCGCCAATGCCGATAAGATTATCAAACTACAGCAACTGGCCATAAAAATGGGTGCTCCTATACTAGGATTAAATGATTCTGGAGGAGCCCGAATTCAGGAAGGCGTTCAGAGTTTGGCGGGCTATGCCGAAATCTTCCATAATAATGTGAAGAGTTCTGGGGTAATCCCTCAAATTACTTGTATAATGGGACCTTGCGCTGGAGGGGCTGTTTATTCGCCTGCACTTACCGATTTTATAGTGATGGTAAAGGATTCGAGTTACATGTTTGTAACAGGACCCGAGGTAATAAAGGCCGTAACCCACGAGGAGGTTTCGAAGGAGGAATTAGGCGGAGCAATTACTCACAATGCCCGAAGTGGCGTGGCTCATTTCTTTGCCGAAAACGATGAGCAGGCTTTAATGCTAATTCGTGAGTTGATGAGTTTTCTCCCCGACAATAATATGGAGGATCCTCCTATTGTTCCTACAACCGACGATATCATGCGGGAGGATGAATCGCTGCAAAGTTTAATTCCTGCCGATCCCAATAAACCTTACGACATCAAAGAACTTATTACAACTGTGGTTGACGATAAGAACTTTCTTGAAGTTCAACCTATGTATGCAAAGAATATAGTTGTTGGTTTTGCTCGAATTGCCGGCAACAGTATTGGGATTGTGGCAAATCAGCCAGCACATTTTGCCGGAGTTTTAGATATTGATGCATCGGTTAAGGCGGCACGCTTTATTCGATTTTGCGATGCGTTCAACATTCCGCTGGTTACGTTTGTCGATGTTCCTGGATTTTTGCCGGGTATTAATCAGGAATCGAATGGAATTATCAGGCATGGGGCAAAATTGCTTTACGCGTATTCCGAGGCAACTGTGCCCAAAATTGCGCTTATTACACGCAAAGCTTATGGTGGAGCGTATTGTGTAATGTCGAGTAAGCATGTTGGCTCCGACGTAAATTTTGCTTACCCCACCGCTGAAATTGCGGTAATGGGGCCCGAAGGCGCAGTAAACATACTATACCGTAATAAAATTGATAACGAATCGAGTCGTCAGGAATTGATAGATGATTATCGCGATAAGTTTGCAAACCCCTATAGAGCCGCCGAGTTGGGATATATTGATGAGGTTATTTTTCCACGTCAAACACGCTATAAGTTAGTGCAAGCGTTAGAAATGACGCGTAGCAAGAGTTTGCAGAATCCCCCGCGCAAGCATGGAAATATTGTGCTGTAA